The window CACGTGTACTTCGACAAGCTCAGTGCTCGGTCAGCGGATTCTGAGCCTGTCGAAGAGTCCGGTTCATTCTCCCTTTTTCAGCTTCAGTGCGTACACAATAAGGTTCACCCCGAATTTCAACTGGGGATCGTTGCCGGAATTATCGTTCCATTTTTTCGTATAGCCCATATTGGAATATACTACAGCCAGCTTCCCGTTCATGGAAACGCCCAGGAGGGTTTTGGATTCGGTGGGCATAATCATGGAAGGTACTGATGTACCATCTTTCTGTATACGTGTCCCGACTTGCTGCATTTGGGTCGCGCTTCCGGCTGGCGGGCCGCCAAGCTCCATCGGAGAGAGGAAGATTTCATGGGAATTGGATATGGGCTCCAGCCGCGAGGAGCCGAGAACATCCGTGATCATCTGCTTGAGAGCCGCTCCAGCCGGGCTGTTATCCATCCCGGCAGAGGCGTTGTCGACCATCAGAAATCCACCGCTTTTCAGGTACTCTCTCAAATTCTTTTTTTCAGTTTCTGTAAGTTGGAAAGGCTGGTCGGTCGAGATGAACAGGATGGGGAATTTCATGATGGCGGATGTGCCCAGTAGGACATGTTTTTCCACCGTGGCGTCGAGGGAGGTCCATTTCAGCAGGGCATCTTTCAGATTGATTATCGCCCGGGGATAATTGGATGGCGGTATCAGTTGTTCACCCCAGACCTGGGCGATACCGACACTGCCAGTGGCAGTATTTTTCTGTGCAGCGTCGATTGAAGAGGTATATCCCGGAGGCTGCGCCCCGGCTGCAACGCATCCTGATATGAAATAAATCATACATGGGATGAGATGTTTTTTCATAGCTTACGCCCTCCCGGACAAAAAAATACAGGGTCCGTTTGATTAAAACACTCTCAGTTGAAAGTATTTTGTAAGGGTACTTTATAGCCACTCACAACCCTTTTGCCTCGCTACCCGATAGACGGGGTCACGGCGTAAGCTCAAGCCTGAGGGGCGGCCCTCATAGGTGATACCATAAAAGGTTTTAAAATTGTGGACCCTGCACTGAGAATATGCGGTAAAAAATTCGATAAGTCAAGGAAATTGTGCTTCAGAGTTGACAACTTCATCCGATAAACTGAGTATGGGAGTAATTACCATAATACATTACGGTTATGTCGTTAAGTAAGCTAAGGTGATCATCCGATAAGGTTAATCCCCCCTACCCCCCTTATTAAGGGGGGAAAAAGAAAATTGTAGTAATATGTAAACATTTATTAGGATTTGACAGAACCCTCTCCCTAAATTCCCCCCTTAATAAGGCAGGGGGGATCTTTAAAGACGCAGGAGCACTCAATTCTCTTATTTACTGTATGTTGTTGACTTAACGACATAACCGAATAATACATTTTATTCTGAGTATTCTGCTATTCCCCTGACGCTTCGAATAATTTTCCTTGCTTTTCACTAATATATTCTGTTTATTACTACAGATATATATTACCGGGGGGATGAACTGTGGACCGACTTGTAAGCTGTGTAAACTCACATGCTATCATCGGATACGTGAAAAGGCACTTTCCCGAATTGGTGGAAAGCCTTTTGACAGATCTCGATCCATTTTTTTATACCATCGACAATGTGGAGGAATTTCTCCTCGACGAGCACAACTGGATTTCCCAGGAAGTGTGCGCAAAAATGTTCGAGCGGGTCAGGCTGTATTCCAGTGACCCGGAAGTTGCGCGCAACATCGGCCGTGAATCAATCCTCTACCGCCACCTTGGGTATGTAGAAAACATATTTATCAAAGCAATTGGGCATCCTTATCTTTCCATCCTCCGCGCCCCGGCAATAAACGATAAATTTAACAGGACAAAGAAAGTCGAGATCGTGGAATCCGACTGGTCGCATGCAGTAGTGCGTTTGAAATGGTTTCCCGGTCTGGGATCAACGAAAGATGTATGCCAGCATAATCTCGGAATTTATGAATGCATACCCACCATCTGGGGACTACCCCAGGCCCGTATGATTGAGCACAAATGCTATTTCGATGGCGACGAATATTGTGAATTCACCATGGAATGGGCAAAAAAGTCTCTGTTCGCGCTGATATTCGGACTTTTTACCCGGCGCCGGGAGGTGCTCAATGATTCCCTTGCCGAGCTCGAACGTGAGAAAGAGCTTATGGAGCGCAAGTATATCGAAATCGGCCATCTTAATACTGAACTGAAAAAGCGCCTCGAACGCCTGACCTCCCTTGATGCCTGTTCACGGGCCACCGCTTCCATTCTCGATACCGATAAACTCCTCGATGTGGTCATGTCTCTTATCATCAACGTAATGCAGTTCGACCGGGCGTTGATAATGATGATCGATGAAGACAAGCGTATCCTGGTTCCGGTCAAAATTGCCGGGGATTCTTCCAACCAGATTGACAAGATGAGAAACTATTCCATCTCCCTTGACCGTAAATCGAATATCCTGGCGCGGGTGGTGGATTCCGGAATCGCCCAGATAGTCACCGATGTAGACCAATCATTTCTCCATAAGGAGAATGTCATCCTCAAAACCTTCAATCCGAAATCCTTTGT is drawn from Candidatus Latescibacter sp. and contains these coding sequences:
- a CDS encoding DUF4159 domain-containing protein yields the protein MKKHLIPCMIYFISGCVAAGAQPPGYTSSIDAAQKNTATGSVGIAQVWGEQLIPPSNYPRAIINLKDALLKWTSLDATVEKHVLLGTSAIMKFPILFISTDQPFQLTETEKKNLREYLKSGGFLMVDNASAGMDNSPAGAALKQMITDVLGSSRLEPISNSHEIFLSPMELGGPPAGSATQMQQVGTRIQKDGTSVPSMIMPTESKTLLGVSMNGKLAVVYSNMGYTKKWNDNSGNDPQLKFGVNLIVYALKLKKGE
- a CDS encoding HD-GYP domain-containing protein → MDRLVSCVNSHAIIGYVKRHFPELVESLLTDLDPFFYTIDNVEEFLLDEHNWISQEVCAKMFERVRLYSSDPEVARNIGRESILYRHLGYVENIFIKAIGHPYLSILRAPAINDKFNRTKKVEIVESDWSHAVVRLKWFPGLGSTKDVCQHNLGIYECIPTIWGLPQARMIEHKCYFDGDEYCEFTMEWAKKSLFALIFGLFTRRREVLNDSLAELEREKELMERKYIEIGHLNTELKKRLERLTSLDACSRATASILDTDKLLDVVMSLIINVMQFDRALIMMIDEDKRILVPVKIAGDSSNQIDKMRNYSISLDRKSNILARVVDSGIAQIVTDVDQSFLHKENVILKTFNPKSFVAVPLINRNKVIGLMAAERIRGLDDFTSNDLDYVMNFCSQIAISLENARLLDNMKKSFVSSILSLASALEAKDPYTRGHSNRVAAYSTIIARKIGLDEERVELIRQMALIHDIGKIGISDTIMNKPGRLTEEEFRAVRRHPLLSVHIIQPLMAYQSEIYLVKSHHERYDGLGYPEGLSGQDIPIEARIMAVADSFDAMTSNRPYRSAMTKEAAIKEIEKNIGRQFCPYIADVFNNIILAMPDDLYRIFSDGLGTGESQVEELKRGF